A single window of Pseudanabaena sp. BC1403 DNA harbors:
- a CDS encoding putative toxin-antitoxin system toxin component, PIN family, which produces MKVVLDTNVWVSAWLWRGLPNNLIHLARREEIQICISESLFAELENTLSYKKLQQKIQSLNLTKEQLLIGTSEITYIYPIANLNVSELRDPDDNVVLATAIAANAKVIITGDQDLLVLQEYQNIQIVTAKDFLERYF; this is translated from the coding sequence ATGAAAGTGGTTCTAGATACAAACGTCTGGGTGTCAGCTTGGCTATGGAGAGGATTACCTAATAATCTAATTCACTTAGCCAGAAGAGAAGAGATTCAGATTTGCATATCTGAGTCTTTATTTGCTGAACTAGAAAACACGTTGTCTTACAAAAAACTTCAGCAAAAAATACAATCACTTAACTTGACAAAAGAGCAATTACTTATAGGGACTAGCGAAATCACTTACATTTATCCAATTGCTAATCTTAATGTTTCAGAGCTTCGAGATCCAGATGACAATGTTGTTTTAGCCACTGCGATCGCTGCTAATGCTAAAGTCATTATTACAGGCGATCAAGATTTGTTAGTCTTGCAAGAATATCAAAATATTCAGATTGTGACTGCAAAGGATTTTTTGGAGCGATATTTTTAG
- a CDS encoding tetratricopeptide repeat protein — protein sequence MTDVIHPSTVESPETYLQFGDRYRNSDNIPLALKNYQRALAINPEFAPAHERIGTIHQQQGNAMEAITSFNRAVQFDPKSLEAQLGLGNVYQQMGWAELAITHFQKALEFHPDRFLAEYHCKLGDSLKDRGKISEALASYERAIATNPDYGDGYRAISLVYLRQNNPEAVQAIYERANAHNSELLQSKDYNALGVAWMFKFNSPSADGKSAIIDFLDSAIACFQQAIQIDPAYADAHCNLGSAFIHKDQIKDAIIAYKEALDIDPNFAQPYFNLGILLNNIGKIDEAIACFQSAIEIVPDWVEAHQYLGKLLTRQL from the coding sequence ATGACTGATGTTATCCATCCATCAACTGTTGAATCCCCTGAGACATATCTACAATTTGGCGATCGCTATCGAAACTCCGATAATATTCCCCTCGCGCTGAAAAATTATCAACGTGCCTTAGCGATCAATCCAGAATTTGCTCCAGCCCATGAACGCATTGGGACAATTCATCAACAGCAAGGAAATGCGATGGAGGCGATCACCAGTTTTAATCGAGCTGTGCAGTTCGATCCCAAATCGTTGGAGGCACAATTAGGACTTGGTAATGTCTATCAACAGATGGGATGGGCTGAGCTAGCAATTACTCATTTTCAAAAAGCACTTGAATTTCACCCTGATCGTTTTTTGGCGGAATATCATTGCAAATTGGGAGATAGTCTTAAAGATCGGGGCAAAATCTCAGAAGCACTAGCTAGTTATGAAAGAGCGATCGCCACAAATCCCGATTATGGAGATGGCTATCGGGCGATCTCACTAGTATATTTGCGCCAAAATAATCCTGAAGCTGTACAGGCAATTTATGAAAGAGCCAATGCTCATAATTCTGAACTGCTGCAAAGTAAGGACTACAATGCCCTTGGGGTGGCATGGATGTTTAAGTTCAACTCTCCAAGTGCTGATGGGAAATCCGCAATCATTGATTTTTTAGATAGTGCGATCGCTTGCTTTCAACAGGCAATTCAAATCGATCCTGCCTATGCTGATGCGCATTGTAATTTGGGAAGTGCTTTCATCCATAAAGATCAGATTAAAGATGCAATCATTGCTTACAAAGAAGCGCTAGATATTGATCCAAATTTTGCTCAACCTTACTTTAATCTAGGCATTCTCTTAAATAACATCGGCAAAATCGATGAGGCGATCGCCTGTTTCCAATCTGCGATCGAGATTGTTCCTGATTGGGTAGAAGCACACCAATATTTAGGTAAATTACTAACTCGTCAGCTATAG